The proteins below come from a single Rosa rugosa chromosome 2, drRosRugo1.1, whole genome shotgun sequence genomic window:
- the LOC133733952 gene encoding transcription factor MYB120-like, producing MTHSGNGINGGGAVLSGEGRALETTGGMEGNKGLKKGPWTATEDQILMDYVRQHGEGNWNSVQRNSGLNRCGKSCRLRWANHLRPNLKKGSFTPEEERLILELHAKYGNKWARMASQLPGRTDNEIKNYWNTRVKRRQRQGLPLYPHDIKQSQQQSHSQSQPTTLTIPTGLKQSSTSTGMPPTGQTFSFQVQNSSSSQTHQLPLIAPTHPYHSPPSSPKSALSHSLPLIFDHPTDSSFTFHRPTPILGAPLRYKRHPDSRAISPPVSPSLQRSTSILRTSSMPDISYNQHFAAGNMSMPDMSSFQFQPTRNFNGSLPPLPRSTSVPFDFGESTRSLYSVKSSELPSSQVSQTQSQSDQITNDNKLNMVAAANETHCSNVLEELLREAEALASVATPRKASIGLPGRSFEDKHVLDGYGRWVQATGSTNNSLSDMKSIQDHHDHMNNSMPEDLSKLFSFIPSTEPVSDWYSTDSGEFSNGGQSSGITEASFEFDMQQHMASMFPVVASSTDHDRVPNSWDNLPGMC from the exons ATGACACACAGCGGTAACGGCATTAATGGCGGTGGTGCTGTTCTCAGCGGCGAGGGAAGGGCTTTGGAGACAACCGGCGGGATGGAGGGCAATAAGGGCCTAAAGAAAGGTCCGTGGACGGCGACGGAGGATCAAATATTGATGGACTACGTGAGGCAACACGGCGAAGGGAACTGGAATTCAGTGCAGCGAAACTCTGGTCTCAACCGTTGTGGCAAGAGTTGCAGGCTCCGATGGGCCAATCATCTCCGCCCTAATTTGAAGAAGGGTTCCTTCACACCAGAGGAAGAGAGGCTCATTCTTGAGCTTCATGCCAAATACGGCAATAAATGGGCACGCATGGCCTCTCAG CTACCCGGACGAACAGACAATGAAATAAAGAATTATTGGAACACAAGGGTGAAGAGGCGACAACGTCAAGGCCTACCTCTATATCCTCATGATATTAAACAATCCCAACAACAATCTCATTCCCAGTCACAACCAACCACTCTAACCATTCCCACAGGACTAAAACAGTCCAGCACAAGCACCGGAATGCCACCCACAGGCCAAACTTTTTCCTTCCAAGTTCAAAATTCATCATCATCGCAGACTCATCAACTCCCTCTCATAGCCCCTACTCACCCATATCACTCTCCCCCATCCTCTCCCAAATCCGCCCTCAGTCATTCCCTTCCTCTAATATTTGATCACCCCACCGACTCTTCCTTCACCTTCCACCGCCCCACTCCCATCCTCGGAGCCCCATTGCGGTACAAAAGGCACCCCGACAGCCGTGCCATCTCCCCTCCGGTTTCCCCAAGCCTACAACGAAGCACCTCCATTTTACGAACCAGCTCCATGCCCGACATATCTTACAATCAGCATTTTGCAGCAGGAAACATGTCCATGCCTGACATGTCCTCTTTTCAGTTTCAGCCAACACGTAATTTCAATGGTTCGTTGCCACCATTGCCGCGTTCCACCAGCGTCCCGTTTGATTTTGGGGAGAGTACCAGGTCACTTTATTCGGTGAAGTCATCAGAGCTTCCTTCAAGCCAAGTATCCCAAACACAGTCACAGTCTGATCAGATCACCAACGATAACAAGCTAAATATGGTGGCTGCCGCTAATGAGACTCATTGCAGTAATGTGTTGGAAGAGTTGTTACGAGAAGCTGAGGCATTGGCTTCTGTTGCAACTCCAAGGAAAGCATCAATTGGTCTACCGGGACGTTCTTTTGAAGACAAGCATGTTTTGGATGGTTATGGCCGTTGGGTGCAAGCTACAGGTTCCACAAATAACTCTTTATCAG ATATGAAGTCAATCCAGGATCATCATGACCACATGAATAATTCCATGCCTGAAGACTTGTCGAAGCTGTTCAGTTTTATTCCTTCAACCGAGCCGGTCTCCGATTGGTACAGTACTGATAGTGGGGAATTCTCCAATGGCGGCCAATCTTCTGGAATAACTGAGGCTAGTTTTGAGTTTGACATGCAGCAACATATGGCTTCAATGTTCCCTGTTGTTGCCTCATCAACAGACCATGACAGAGTTCCCAACAGTTGGGACAACTTGCCAGGAATGTGCtga
- the LOC133734239 gene encoding autophagy-related protein 8C-like, producing the protein MAKSSFKLEHPLERRQAEAARIREKYPDRIPVIVEKAERSDIPDIDKKKYLVPADLTVGQFVYVVRKRIKLSAEKAIFIFVKNILPPTAAMMSAIYEENKDEDGFLYMTYSGENTFGSF; encoded by the exons ATGGCCAAAAGCTCCTTCAAGCTGGAACACCCTCTGG AGAGGAGGCAGGCAGAAGCTGCTCGTATCAGGGAGAAGTATCCCGACAGAATTCCG GTTATTGTGGAGAAGGCTGAAAGGAGTGACATACCAGACATTGACAAGAAGAA GTACCTGGTTCCTGCTGATCTGACTGTTGGGCAGTTTGTTTATGTGGTCCGGAAGAGGATAAAACTTAGTGCTGAGAAAGCCATATTTATATTTGTCAAGAACATTTTGCCACCTACTG CTGCCATGATGTCGGCAATCTATGAGGAAAACAAAGACGAGGATGGTTTCCTTTATATGACTTACAGTGGAGAAAATACATTTGGATCCTTTTAA
- the LOC133734245 gene encoding CASP-like protein 2D1, whose amino-acid sequence MRGNSDDNAPNVPLLKLLDCSLRVSVIPLSIATIWLTVTNHQDNTGYGKLDFGNFMGLKYMVCISTISAVYAFVAAVSSWIRCLVSKTWVFFVSDQIVAYLMVTSVAAVMEMVFLAYKGDRAVSWSEACASYGKFCSRMKLALVLHSLALCSFLVLAVISAYRVFSMYEAPSVSHKEVELEENTT is encoded by the exons ATGAGAGGAAACTCGGATGACAATGCTCCAAATGTCCCTCTTCTGAAGCTCCTAGATTGCTCCCTTAGGGTTTCTGTGATTCCTCTTAGTATTGCAACTATATGGTTGACTGTGACCAACCACCAAGACAACACTGGCTATGGGAAGCTGGACTTCGGCAACTTCATGGGCCTCAA GTACATGGTTTGCATCAGCACCATTTCTGCTGTATATGCTTTTGTCGCTGCTGTGTCCTCATGGATCAGATGCTTAGTCTCTAAAACTTGGGTTTTCTTTGTCTCTGACCAG ATAGTAGCCTACTTAATGGTCACATCTGTGGCGGCAGTGATGGAGATGGTGTTTTTAGCTTATAAGGGTGACAGGGCAGTCTCATGGAGTGAAGCTTGTGCTTCATATGGAAAATTCTGCAGTAGAATGAAGTTGGCCTTGGTTCTCCATTCTTTGGCCCTTTGTAGCTTCCTTGTTTTAGCTGTGATTTCTGCTTATAGGGTCTTCAGCATGTATGAGGCACCTTCGGTTTCTCATAAAGAGGTGGAGTTAGAAGAGAACACCACATAG